One genomic region from Enoplosus armatus isolate fEnoArm2 chromosome 17, fEnoArm2.hap1, whole genome shotgun sequence encodes:
- the abi3a gene encoding ABI family, member 3a isoform X2, translated as MKEQNFEEEVMKVMEEAPNARKALLENYDNLLNVADYCYNNYIQSGDGSLKALEETKNFTTQSLASVAYQISTLASSVLSLLDAQTNQLRHMESSINLIGQTVEMHKEKVSRREIGAFTAVRRVPRSHKILPPAGTQPRPPYSRRPINYQQLDGLGHGMKVSGKQSDRTGTIRKASIRSTKPPEPVQCPVAPPVSGSSFGKPIAPPTIPTTCQAPPECDIITSLLDDAPPPPPTANEMSAQDYEVTNISALPPPPPPPDSSGDMVALPPPPPPPPPPLSEALTNHSAPPPAPPLSLETVVEETSLPPPSPPPPSDDDVFPPLPNDGSELPGPPPPPPPSQEVDDLEIPAMPPPLLLDGEGGFDDIMPPLPPPVDYDTNAPPQYLEKVVALYSYEASKPDDLSLAEGDVIYLTHRHDDGWCEGLLNGNRGFFPENYVQSCG; from the exons tcaGGTGATGGCAGTTTGAAGGCGCTGGAGGAAACTAAGAACTTCACCACCCAATCACTGGCCAGCGTCGCCTACCAGATCAGCACTCTGGCCAGTAGCGTACTGAGTCTGCTTGACGCTCAGACCAATCAGCTTCGTCACATGGAGTCTTCCATCAACCTCATTGGTCAG ACAGTGGAGATGCACAAAGAGAAAGTTTCTCGGAGAGAAATTGGCGCCTTCACAGCGGTGAGACGAGTCCCACGCAGCCACAAGATCCTCCCTCCTGCCGGCACACAGCCCCGCCCACCATACAGCCGCCGACCAATCAACTACCAGCAGTTGGATGGCCTGGGCCACGGCATGAag GTCTCTGGGAAACAGTCAGACCGAACAGGAACCATTCGTAAAGCCTCCATCAG gtccaCCAAACCCCCAGAGCCGGTCCAGTGCCCGGTGGCGCCCCCTGTCAGCGG CTCTAGTTTTGGGAAACCCATTGCCCCGCCCACCATCCCCACCACCTGCCAGGCTCCACCTGaatgtgacatcatcacctcGCTGCTGGACGAcgccccgcctcctcctcctacagCGAATGAAATGTCAGCTCAGGATTATGAGGTCACTAATATCTCGGCCCtgccccctccacctcctccacctgatTCATCAGGAGATATGGTGGCCctgccccctcctccacctccacctccaccccctcttTCAGAGgctctgaccaatcacagcgcTCCACCACCGGCTCCGCCCCTCAGCCTTGAGACCG TGGTGGAGGAGACcagcctcccccctccctccccccctcctccctctgatgATGACGTCTTCCCTCCGCTGCCCAATGACGGCTCAGAACTGCCAGGCCcgccccctccacctccacccagcCAGGAAGTAGAcg ATCTAGAGATCCCAGCCATGCCCCCTCCTCTCCTATTGGATGGTGAGGGTGGTTTTGATGACATCATGCCGCCCCTCCCTCCACCAGTGGACTACGACACCAACGCCCCCCCTCAATACCTAGAGAAAG TGGTGGCGCTCTACAGCTATGAGGCCTCCAAACCTGATGACCTATCACTCGCTGAGGGCGACGTCATCTACCTGACACATCGTCATGACGACGGCTGGTGTGAGGGGCTTCTCAACGGCAACAGAGGCTTCTTCCCTGAAAACTACGTCCAATCATGTGGCTAG
- the ifnphi1 gene encoding LOW QUALITY PROTEIN: interferon phi 1 (The sequence of the model RefSeq protein was modified relative to this genomic sequence to represent the inferred CDS: deleted 1 base in 1 codon): protein MLETLTHSKAQSAANHVIIIIIIIITTIIIMFSWTGLLFILCTLTPALCCDWLRHYGHVSNSSLTLIQHMGGQLTKQESPVSFPYKLYRRIQKAEVETKLVFIRDTLELISDLYRHGNLSSFTWDTDKTEHFLISIHRQTDGFNSCVSTNKSADSRLRKYYRRLATHTLYRTGGSAASWELIRKETKLHLDQLDLLVASIRASPAASRRRSTPPQHQH, encoded by the exons ATGTtggagacactgacacacagcaaaGCTCAGTCTGCAGCCAaccat gtcatcatcatcatcatcatcatcatcaccaccatcatcatcatgttcaGCTGGACCGGCCTGCTCTTCATCCTCTGCACCCTGACCCCTGCcctctgctgtgattggctcagaCACTACGGTCATGTGAGCAACAGCTCTCTGACTCTCATCCAGCACATG GGTGGTCAGCTGACTAAACAGGAGAGTCCAGTTTCCTTTCCATACAAACTCTACAGACGCATACAAAAAGCTGAg gtggAGACAAAGTTGGTTTTCATCAGAGACACTCTGGAGCTGATTTCTGATCTATATCGCCATGGCAACCTCTCTTCCTTTACCTGGGATACCGACAAGACTGAACACTTCCTGATTAGcatccacagacagacagatggattcAACAGCTGT GTGTCGACTAACAaatcagcagacagcagactgaGAAAATACTACAGGAGACTGGCCACACATACGCTGTACCGCACT GGTGGTAGTGCTGCGTCCTGGGAGTTGATCAGGAAAGAAACTAAACTGCACCTGGATCAGCTGGATCTGCTGGTGGCCTCCATCAGAGCTTCACCTGCTGCCAGCAGGAGGCGCTCTACACCTCCTcaacaccaacactga
- the abi3a gene encoding ABI family, member 3a isoform X1 — MKEQNFEEEVMKVMEEAPNARKALLENYDNLLNVADYCYNNYIQSGDGSLKALEETKNFTTQSLASVAYQISTLASSVLSLLDAQTNQLRHMESSINLIGQTVEMHKEKVSRREIGAFTAVRRVPRSHKILPPAGTQPRPPYSRRPINYQQLDGLGHGMKVSGKQSDRTGTIRKASIRSTKPPEPVQCPVAPPVSGSSFGKPIAPPTIPTTCQAPPECDIITSLLDDAPPPPPTANEMSAQDYEVTNISALPPPPPPPDSSGDMVALPPPPPPPPPPLSEALTNHSAPPPAPPLSLETVVEETSLPPPSPPPPSDDDVFPPLPNDGSELPGPPPPPPPSQEVDVTLPSRRSRRRRSPPTTRSLSMRVRSGPASRCRFTRSLFLPAVQSLMIPPPPPYPPPHAPPHPTHPSSSSSSSSSISPRLCLPARLEHLDLEIPAMPPPLLLDGEGGFDDIMPPLPPPVDYDTNAPPQYLEKVVALYSYEASKPDDLSLAEGDVIYLTHRHDDGWCEGLLNGNRGFFPENYVQSCG, encoded by the exons tcaGGTGATGGCAGTTTGAAGGCGCTGGAGGAAACTAAGAACTTCACCACCCAATCACTGGCCAGCGTCGCCTACCAGATCAGCACTCTGGCCAGTAGCGTACTGAGTCTGCTTGACGCTCAGACCAATCAGCTTCGTCACATGGAGTCTTCCATCAACCTCATTGGTCAG ACAGTGGAGATGCACAAAGAGAAAGTTTCTCGGAGAGAAATTGGCGCCTTCACAGCGGTGAGACGAGTCCCACGCAGCCACAAGATCCTCCCTCCTGCCGGCACACAGCCCCGCCCACCATACAGCCGCCGACCAATCAACTACCAGCAGTTGGATGGCCTGGGCCACGGCATGAag GTCTCTGGGAAACAGTCAGACCGAACAGGAACCATTCGTAAAGCCTCCATCAG gtccaCCAAACCCCCAGAGCCGGTCCAGTGCCCGGTGGCGCCCCCTGTCAGCGG CTCTAGTTTTGGGAAACCCATTGCCCCGCCCACCATCCCCACCACCTGCCAGGCTCCACCTGaatgtgacatcatcacctcGCTGCTGGACGAcgccccgcctcctcctcctacagCGAATGAAATGTCAGCTCAGGATTATGAGGTCACTAATATCTCGGCCCtgccccctccacctcctccacctgatTCATCAGGAGATATGGTGGCCctgccccctcctccacctccacctccaccccctcttTCAGAGgctctgaccaatcacagcgcTCCACCACCGGCTCCGCCCCTCAGCCTTGAGACCG TGGTGGAGGAGACcagcctcccccctccctccccccctcctccctctgatgATGACGTCTTCCCTCCGCTGCCCAATGACGGCTCAGAACTGCCAGGCCcgccccctccacctccacccagcCAGGAAGTAGAcg TAACCCTCCCGTCCAGGAGGAGTCGCCGCCGTCGCTCGCCCCCCaccactcgctctctctctatGAGGGTCCGCTCTGGCCCCGCCTCCCGCTGCCGCTTCACGcgctctctcttcctgcctgcTGTCCAATCAT tgatgatccctcctcctcccccctacCCTCCCCCCCACGCTCCTCctcaccccacccacccctcctcctcctcctcctcctcctcctctatttcACCTCGGCTCTGCTTACCTGCTCGCCTCGAACACCTGG ATCTAGAGATCCCAGCCATGCCCCCTCCTCTCCTATTGGATGGTGAGGGTGGTTTTGATGACATCATGCCGCCCCTCCCTCCACCAGTGGACTACGACACCAACGCCCCCCCTCAATACCTAGAGAAAG TGGTGGCGCTCTACAGCTATGAGGCCTCCAAACCTGATGACCTATCACTCGCTGAGGGCGACGTCATCTACCTGACACATCGTCATGACGACGGCTGGTGTGAGGGGCTTCTCAACGGCAACAGAGGCTTCTTCCCTGAAAACTACGTCCAATCATGTGGCTAG